A single region of the Dehalococcoides mccartyi genome encodes:
- a CDS encoding YcxB family protein, which produces MIQIEYTMNKKHLRMYMIERLKGWGIYILCVGLLGIGVGIWAEDPDNIALILGMLVFLVVIAYCGYAFLVRIIAKNSSPTDKWAFNEDGIHHATATGTGIIYWTAFKKWQKKKHFYYLKRNMLISLNFPVESIPAEKRFEFEDLLKRKIGK; this is translated from the coding sequence TTGATTCAGATTGAATACACTATGAACAAAAAACACCTCCGCATGTATATGATTGAAAGGCTTAAAGGTTGGGGCATATATATTTTGTGTGTGGGACTGCTGGGTATAGGGGTGGGTATCTGGGCAGAAGATCCGGATAATATAGCACTTATACTGGGTATGCTGGTTTTCTTAGTTGTTATTGCATATTGCGGGTATGCTTTTCTAGTTAGAATAATAGCAAAAAATTCAAGCCCCACTGATAAGTGGGCTTTTAACGAAGACGGGATCCATCATGCTACCGCGACTGGTACAGGAATAATATACTGGACAGCTTTTAAGAAATGGCAAAAGAAAAAACATTTCTATTATCTGAAACGGAATATGCTAATCAGCCTGAATTTCCCTGTAGAAAGCATACCTGCCGAAAAACGCTTTGAATTTGAAGACTTGCTCAAGCGGAAAATAGGTAAATAA
- a CDS encoding AAA family ATPase, producing MFLDNVKIRSDRFPDNSVYPFNLDVLHKTPQIVLDRPVTFFIGENGSGKSTLLRAICRKAGVHIWEDTSRLTLDNNPYADSLSDYLELGLPKGGVKGSFFDSRTFQDFTRFLDEWAAASPDILKYFGGDSLTNRSHGQSLMKYFESRYKVKGLYFMDEPETALSPKSQIMLLNLLSQASASDHNQFIIVSHSPILLACPGASIYTFDTAPVSSIGYYDTQYYRVYRDFLNEPESFIEK from the coding sequence ATGTTTCTGGATAATGTGAAAATCAGGTCGGACAGATTTCCGGATAATAGCGTTTATCCCTTTAATCTGGATGTACTGCATAAGACACCTCAGATAGTATTAGACAGACCGGTTACCTTTTTCATTGGCGAAAACGGCAGCGGCAAGTCCACCCTGCTTCGGGCTATTTGCCGTAAGGCAGGTGTGCATATCTGGGAGGATACCAGCCGCCTGACGCTGGATAATAACCCCTATGCGGATAGTTTGTCAGACTATCTGGAGCTTGGTTTGCCTAAGGGCGGGGTAAAAGGCTCATTTTTTGATTCACGCACCTTTCAGGACTTTACCCGTTTTCTGGATGAATGGGCGGCGGCTTCCCCGGATATTTTAAAATACTTCGGCGGGGACTCCCTTACCAACCGTTCCCACGGGCAATCGCTGATGAAATACTTTGAATCACGCTATAAGGTAAAGGGATTGTATTTTATGGATGAACCTGAGACAGCTCTGTCACCCAAAAGCCAAATCATGCTGCTGAACCTTCTGAGTCAGGCATCCGCCTCAGACCATAATCAATTTATTATTGTCAGCCATTCGCCTATATTGCTGGCATGTCCCGGTGCTTCTATATACACGTTTGATACTGCACCTGTCTCCAGTATAGGCTATTACGATACCCAGTATTACCGGGTCTACCGTGATTTTTTGAATGAGCCGGAGTCATTTATTGAGAAGTAG
- a CDS encoding flavodoxin family protein — translation MNTKLKIVLISGSPRKGNTEYILGNLDKLLKKEGADTSCILLRKYNICACTGCLACETGLQNQRGNCKQKDDMPELLEQLKQADILVLGTPVYFEMLSGLMKNFIDRTCPVWPSLQGKKMGGVAVAEEGIGQALLNLKQYADVCRMKYLGSLELLAKTPKEASHDSSLPEKIKGFADLLLQG, via the coding sequence ATGAATACAAAACTGAAAATAGTTTTAATAAGCGGATCACCCCGAAAAGGCAATACAGAGTACATACTGGGAAATCTGGACAAGCTGCTTAAAAAAGAGGGGGCGGATACCAGCTGTATATTGCTCAGGAAATACAACATCTGCGCCTGTACGGGCTGTCTGGCCTGCGAAACAGGTCTGCAAAACCAAAGGGGCAACTGCAAACAGAAAGATGACATGCCCGAACTGCTGGAACAACTGAAACAGGCGGATATATTAGTTCTGGGTACGCCCGTCTATTTTGAGATGCTGAGCGGGTTGATGAAAAACTTTATAGACCGCACCTGTCCCGTCTGGCCAAGCCTGCAGGGTAAAAAAATGGGTGGAGTAGCAGTGGCCGAAGAGGGTATAGGCCAAGCTCTGCTGAATTTGAAACAATACGCAGATGTCTGCCGTATGAAATACCTGGGCAGTCTGGAACTGCTGGCCAAAACACCTAAAGAAGCCAGCCATGACAGCTCTCTGCCTGAAAAAATAAAGGGCTTCGCTGATTTGCTGCTTCAGGGCTGA
- a CDS encoding GNAT family N-acetyltransferase, translating into MNLTLPLAASLEELQAHRRVDYVAARVRLHPDADSCVREFKGAFLIYDGAESPINRVMCLGLKETLLEEDLPGIEEFYNSHGLKAMLDVCPLVEENMVYMLGKRGYTVYQFDSVLVHEVSSSHLEMKEPQGIVIWPVNKNNYLTWLDVVSQGFSCTDSDLAAMQTICEPNYHCRNSLAYLAYLDGKPAGGGVLYVRGNMAELGGDATLPDFRRHGVQTALIRHRMKIARKMGVRQMVFVSAPGNSSERNARRAGFEMAYSRTLLLQP; encoded by the coding sequence ATGAATCTGACTTTGCCTTTAGCCGCTTCGCTGGAGGAGCTTCAGGCTCACCGCAGGGTTGATTATGTTGCAGCCAGAGTGCGTTTGCACCCTGATGCAGACAGTTGTGTCCGTGAGTTCAAAGGGGCATTCCTCATCTATGACGGAGCTGAATCACCTATAAACAGGGTGATGTGTCTTGGTCTAAAAGAAACCCTGCTTGAAGAAGATTTGCCTGGCATAGAGGAATTTTATAACAGCCATGGTCTTAAAGCCATGCTGGACGTATGCCCGCTGGTAGAAGAAAATATGGTCTATATGCTGGGAAAACGGGGTTATACAGTTTATCAGTTTGACAGTGTACTGGTACACGAAGTCAGCAGCTCTCACCTTGAAATGAAAGAGCCTCAGGGCATTGTTATTTGGCCGGTTAATAAGAATAATTACCTTACCTGGCTGGATGTGGTCAGCCAGGGTTTTTCCTGTACTGATTCAGACCTTGCGGCTATGCAGACCATCTGCGAGCCAAATTATCACTGCCGTAACTCTTTAGCCTATCTGGCCTATCTTGATGGCAAACCGGCCGGGGGCGGGGTTTTATATGTCAGGGGAAATATGGCTGAACTGGGAGGGGATGCTACTTTACCGGATTTTAGACGTCATGGGGTTCAGACTGCTCTTATCCGGCACCGCATGAAAATAGCTCGTAAAATGGGTGTCCGCCAGATGGTATTTGTATCCGCACCGGGCAATTCATCCGAACGTAATGCCCGCAGGGCGGGTTTTGAAATGGCCTACAGCCGAACACTGCTGCTTCAGCCCTGA
- the coaE gene encoding dephospho-CoA kinase (Dephospho-CoA kinase (CoaE) performs the final step in coenzyme A biosynthesis.): MKIVGITGGIGSGKTTVCRYLKELGVNIIDADEIGHRVLQNKGIRTRITDVFGSEVMNPDGSINRKILGELVFGYPERLERLNKITHPLIEQAISSLLEEYREKGIKSVAIEAPLLVEAGWLKLVNEVWLITAPKESIFKRLHNRMGLSREQALARIQSQATDNERLKYANLVINNNCRFEDLKTCVQLLAKERLELS; encoded by the coding sequence ATGAAAATTGTAGGCATTACCGGTGGTATCGGCAGTGGCAAGACTACCGTATGCCGTTATTTAAAGGAACTCGGAGTCAATATCATTGATGCCGACGAGATTGGCCACCGTGTACTCCAGAATAAAGGTATCCGCACCAGGATAACAGATGTATTCGGCAGCGAAGTGATGAACCCTGACGGGAGTATCAACCGCAAGATACTGGGGGAACTGGTTTTCGGTTATCCCGAAAGACTGGAACGCTTGAATAAAATCACCCACCCCCTGATAGAACAGGCCATTTCCTCCCTGCTTGAAGAATACCGTGAAAAGGGCATAAAATCAGTAGCCATTGAAGCCCCTCTGCTGGTAGAAGCAGGTTGGCTGAAGCTGGTAAATGAAGTCTGGCTTATCACCGCTCCCAAAGAGAGCATCTTCAAACGGCTGCACAACCGCATGGGGCTAAGCCGTGAACAGGCTCTGGCCCGTATCCAGTCCCAAGCAACCGATAATGAACGCCTCAAATACGCAAACCTGGTGATAAACAACAACTGCCGTTTTGAAGACTTGAAAACCTGCGTTCAGCTACTGGCTAAGGAACGGCTGGAGCTGTCTTAA
- a CDS encoding complex I NDUFA9 subunit family protein: MTNRVFVTGGSGFVGGHLLPRLAENGFKIRLLVMNEAEAKRVKTPGVEFVYGTVNDLPVLMESMKGIFAVIHLVAILRENKNATFEKVNIEGTKNMLAAAAENGVKRFIHMGILGASADPRFTYLHSKYLAEEAVSKSGLDYSILKPSVMFGQGAGFINALIRSFKPYPLLAPVAGNGKTRLQPVWVEDVVSCLLKMLDGEKIHQSVQIGGPQIFTYDEVLSAVMQAMGVKKPRMHVPVSLMHPLVWLMERTSSNPPITLPELKALSVDNITAENAIKREFGFDPRPLSEGLDYLKTAPAVP; the protein is encoded by the coding sequence ATGACTAACAGAGTATTTGTCACTGGCGGCAGCGGGTTTGTGGGCGGGCATTTGCTGCCCAGATTGGCTGAAAACGGCTTTAAAATCCGTCTGCTGGTTATGAATGAGGCTGAAGCCAAGCGGGTAAAAACCCCCGGAGTGGAGTTTGTGTACGGTACGGTTAATGACCTGCCGGTGCTTATGGAGAGTATGAAGGGTATTTTTGCCGTCATACATCTGGTGGCCATACTGCGTGAAAATAAAAATGCTACCTTTGAGAAGGTAAATATAGAAGGCACAAAGAATATGCTGGCGGCCGCTGCCGAAAACGGGGTAAAAAGGTTTATCCATATGGGGATATTGGGTGCCAGCGCGGACCCCCGTTTTACCTACCTCCATTCCAAGTATCTGGCTGAAGAAGCGGTCAGCAAATCAGGTCTGGATTACAGTATTTTAAAGCCTTCGGTCATGTTCGGACAGGGAGCCGGGTTTATAAATGCCCTTATCCGTTCATTTAAGCCCTATCCCTTACTTGCCCCAGTTGCCGGAAACGGGAAAACCCGCCTTCAGCCTGTCTGGGTGGAGGACGTGGTCAGCTGCCTGCTGAAAATGCTGGACGGTGAAAAGATACATCAGAGCGTACAGATTGGCGGACCCCAGATATTTACTTATGATGAGGTTCTTTCGGCGGTGATGCAGGCTATGGGGGTAAAAAAGCCCCGGATGCATGTACCTGTGAGTTTGATGCATCCGCTGGTTTGGCTGATGGAACGCACCAGTTCCAATCCGCCTATTACTCTGCCAGAGCTTAAAGCTTTGTCAGTAGACAACATAACTGCAGAAAATGCTATAAAGAGAGAGTTTGGTTTTGACCCCAGGCCTCTTTCGGAAGGGCTTGATTACCTTAAGACAGCTCCAGCCGTTCCTTAG
- the rplU gene encoding 50S ribosomal protein L21 gives MGGVNIYAIIESGGKQYKVTPGQLVEVDLLDLAEGDSIELDKVLMLNDGETVTIGSPTVPGAKVTATVAGHIKGDKVFAYRFKAKTRNHKKTGHRQLYTVLTIGEILTGGAAEKPARKPRAKKTNEVTTDGA, from the coding sequence TTGGGAGGTGTCAACATTTACGCCATAATTGAATCCGGTGGAAAACAATACAAGGTAACACCCGGCCAGCTGGTCGAAGTAGACTTACTTGACCTAGCTGAGGGTGACAGCATTGAACTGGACAAGGTTCTGATGCTTAATGACGGTGAAACCGTTACTATAGGCTCCCCCACTGTTCCGGGTGCCAAGGTAACTGCCACTGTTGCCGGCCATATCAAGGGTGACAAGGTCTTTGCTTACCGCTTCAAGGCTAAAACCCGCAATCACAAGAAAACGGGACATCGCCAGCTGTACACTGTACTGACTATAGGTGAGATTCTGACCGGCGGGGCTGCCGAAAAGCCTGCCCGCAAGCCCAGAGCCAAGAAAACTAACGAGGTAACTACAGATGGCGCATAA
- the rpmA gene encoding 50S ribosomal protein L27 — MAHKKGAGSTKNGRDSKPKMLGVKRFAGEKVNSGTIIVRQRGTRIHPGENVGLGRDYTIFATCEGVVKFEPTTNDRRKVSVIAD, encoded by the coding sequence ATGGCGCATAAAAAAGGTGCGGGTTCTACAAAGAACGGACGTGATAGCAAGCCCAAAATGTTGGGCGTGAAACGTTTTGCCGGTGAAAAGGTGAACTCAGGGACAATTATTGTCCGCCAGAGAGGCACCCGCATTCACCCCGGTGAAAATGTCGGATTGGGCCGCGATTACACCATCTTCGCCACCTGCGAAGGTGTGGTAAAGTTTGAGCCCACCACTAATGACAGGAGGAAAGTCAGCGTAATTGCTGACTAA
- the rpmE gene encoding 50S ribosomal protein L31, whose translation MKEKIHPKYNTATNVSCACGNTFTVGSTKDSIKVELCAQCHPFYTGEKRMVDTAGRVEKFRQRYGNKT comes from the coding sequence ATGAAGGAAAAAATACACCCTAAATATAATACCGCCACCAACGTAAGCTGTGCCTGCGGCAACACTTTTACCGTGGGTTCTACTAAGGACAGCATCAAGGTAGAGCTTTGTGCCCAGTGCCACCCCTTCTACACCGGTGAGAAAAGAATGGTTGACACCGCCGGACGGGTGGAGAAATTCCGCCAGCGTTACGGCAACAAAACCTAA
- a CDS encoding DUF1385 domain-containing protein — translation MAEKFYYGGQAVLEGVMMRGQKNLATAVRNPGGEITTEVRPLHSLYTSKWRKMPIIRGAIVLIESMILGIQSLIYSANIALKEEEEELSGGLLWLMLLVSLGSSVVLFFLAPLFITNLMSSFLESAVLFNLIEGIVRLVIFVIYIKLVTLTPDIKRVFGYHGAEHATINAFEAGVPLELERAAEIKTYSTAHLRCGTSFLLAVMVIAILVFSLIGKPAFAVMFASRIILVPVIAALSYEFTRFSAGHCHNPVVRFLIKPGLALQSLTTRQPDIKQIEVAITALKKTVEMDNPDYIPQKACPECEAAI, via the coding sequence TTGGCAGAAAAATTTTATTACGGCGGACAGGCGGTACTTGAAGGGGTAATGATGCGCGGCCAGAAAAACCTGGCCACTGCGGTACGCAACCCCGGCGGTGAAATCACCACCGAAGTAAGACCCCTGCATTCGCTTTATACCAGCAAATGGCGCAAAATGCCCATTATACGGGGGGCTATTGTACTTATTGAGAGCATGATTCTGGGTATTCAGAGCCTTATATATTCGGCCAATATAGCCCTGAAGGAAGAAGAAGAAGAACTTTCAGGCGGGCTTTTGTGGCTGATGCTTTTGGTGTCACTGGGTTCCAGCGTAGTCCTTTTCTTTCTGGCGCCCTTGTTCATCACTAACCTTATGAGTTCATTTCTGGAATCAGCCGTTTTGTTTAACCTGATTGAGGGTATAGTAAGGCTGGTGATATTTGTCATTTATATAAAACTGGTTACCCTGACACCAGATATCAAACGAGTATTTGGTTATCACGGGGCAGAACACGCCACCATAAATGCCTTTGAGGCCGGTGTGCCGCTTGAACTGGAAAGGGCTGCCGAAATAAAAACTTACTCTACCGCCCACCTCCGCTGCGGCACCAGCTTTCTGCTGGCGGTAATGGTAATAGCCATACTGGTATTCAGCCTGATAGGCAAGCCTGCCTTTGCGGTTATGTTTGCTTCCCGGATAATACTAGTGCCGGTAATCGCGGCCTTAAGCTATGAATTTACCCGTTTCAGCGCCGGACACTGCCACAACCCGGTAGTCCGTTTTTTGATTAAACCGGGCCTGGCTTTGCAGTCACTGACTACCCGCCAGCCGGATATAAAGCAAATCGAGGTTGCCATCACCGCCCTTAAGAAGACAGTTGAGATGGACAACCCCGATTATATTCCCCAAAAAGCCTGCCCCGAGTGCGAAGCGGCTATTTAA
- the hisI gene encoding phosphoribosyl-AMP cyclohydrolase — MELKLDDKGLIAAIVQDVKDGTVLMLGYMNTESFKLTQETGSVWFYSRSRQELWNKGATSGNKLIVKEMYLDCDNDAVLVKAEPMGPTCHTGNRSCFFKPVELK; from the coding sequence ATGGAACTCAAACTGGATGATAAAGGGCTTATAGCCGCCATAGTGCAGGATGTGAAGGATGGCACAGTGTTGATGCTGGGCTATATGAACACCGAATCCTTCAAGCTTACTCAGGAAACCGGCAGTGTTTGGTTTTATAGCCGCAGCCGCCAGGAGCTTTGGAATAAAGGCGCCACCTCCGGCAACAAGCTCATTGTCAAAGAGATGTATCTTGACTGTGACAATGACGCCGTGCTGGTAAAGGCTGAACCTATGGGTCCTACCTGCCATACCGGCAACCGCAGCTGTTTTTTCAAACCTGTAGAGCTTAAATAG
- a CDS encoding GNAT family N-acetyltransferase has translation MEKSLCIRRADSRDTNTIAGFNASMALETENKALDRDTTLKGAAYLFENPEYGFYLIADCNGETAGSLMVTYEWSDWRNKFYWWVQSVYIKPEFRRQGIFRAMYESLTKQAKEAGNVCGLRLYVEKENKRAQATYAELGMTPSHYLMYEANF, from the coding sequence TTGGAGAAGTCACTTTGCATCCGACGGGCAGACAGCCGTGATACAAATACGATTGCCGGTTTTAATGCATCTATGGCCCTGGAAACCGAAAACAAGGCACTGGATAGAGATACTACCCTGAAAGGGGCCGCTTATCTTTTTGAAAACCCCGAATACGGCTTTTACCTGATAGCCGACTGTAACGGGGAAACCGCCGGTTCGCTTATGGTTACCTACGAATGGAGTGACTGGCGGAATAAATTTTACTGGTGGGTGCAAAGCGTATATATAAAGCCCGAATTCCGCCGCCAGGGTATCTTCCGGGCTATGTATGAAAGTCTGACTAAGCAGGCTAAAGAAGCAGGCAATGTCTGCGGCCTGCGTTTATATGTAGAGAAAGAAAACAAACGCGCCCAAGCCACCTATGCCGAACTTGGCATGACCCCCAGCCATTACCTGATGTATGAAGCAAATTTCTAA
- the hisA gene encoding 1-(5-phosphoribosyl)-5-[(5-phosphoribosylamino)methylideneamino]imidazole-4-carboxamide isomerase gives MQQRCGSVIPYLSGSFKRGVKIEIIPAIDILGGRCVRLLQGDYAQETVYSPDPVGTAMRWQSLGAPRLHVVDLDGAADGESVNFELIREIANSALIPVEVGGGIRSMDTVRKLLTAGVDRVILGTAAVENPELVREICARYADSVAVSIDARNGKVATRGWVNSTEVDALELARSMKKLGVKRFIYTDISRDGTLSEPNFAAIRDLISAINMPVIASGGVSSLSHLRLLKDIGAEGAIVGKAIYTGDLNLKRAFEELS, from the coding sequence CTGCAGCAGCGGTGCGGCTCCGTTATCCCGTATTTAAGCGGTAGTTTCAAGAGAGGTGTCAAAATAGAAATAATACCGGCAATAGATATTTTAGGCGGCAGGTGTGTCCGCCTTCTTCAGGGTGATTATGCCCAGGAAACAGTATATTCGCCAGACCCGGTGGGTACGGCTATGCGATGGCAGTCTCTGGGCGCTCCCCGTTTGCATGTGGTGGATTTGGACGGTGCTGCTGACGGGGAAAGTGTTAACTTTGAGCTTATACGGGAAATAGCCAATTCGGCCCTTATACCGGTGGAAGTGGGCGGCGGTATCCGCAGTATGGATACAGTAAGGAAACTGCTTACGGCCGGGGTTGACCGGGTAATACTGGGTACGGCAGCGGTGGAAAACCCGGAGCTGGTCAGGGAAATATGTGCCAGATACGCTGACTCGGTAGCCGTCAGTATAGACGCCAGGAACGGCAAGGTGGCCACCCGCGGCTGGGTAAACAGTACCGAAGTGGATGCTTTGGAGCTGGCCCGCAGTATGAAAAAACTGGGTGTGAAGCGTTTTATTTACACTGATATCAGCCGTGACGGCACTCTGAGTGAACCTAACTTTGCGGCTATACGAGACCTTATTTCGGCTATAAATATGCCGGTTATAGCTTCAGGGGGTGTTTCCAGCCTGAGCCATTTGCGCCTTTTGAAAGATATCGGTGCGGAGGGGGCTATTGTGGGCAAGGCCATTTATACCGGTGACCTGAACCTTAAACGGGCCTTTGAAGAGTTGTCCTAG
- a CDS encoding DUF2769 domain-containing protein produces the protein MNNNNPVKRLILGFNNKLCLCKKCPSYPGHKDKVVYCERAKSPYVISKTSCLCPQCRVWKLNHFAETYYCSSGAAPLSRI, from the coding sequence GTGAATAACAATAATCCGGTTAAAAGGCTGATACTGGGGTTTAACAATAAGCTCTGTCTGTGTAAAAAATGCCCCAGTTACCCCGGTCATAAGGATAAAGTGGTCTACTGTGAGAGGGCAAAAAGCCCGTATGTAATCAGCAAAACAAGCTGTCTTTGCCCCCAGTGCCGGGTATGGAAGCTGAACCATTTTGCGGAGACATATTACTGCAGCAGCGGTGCGGCTCCGTTATCCCGTATTTAA
- a CDS encoding NfeD family protein, producing the protein MNIRLVWTVFTTLLEGAGIALLGLWLLPKAGFHLPLWVVLLAEGVLLVLAVYFYHVGTVTLDQKPRTGAETIIGSSAVVVENLNPRGMVRLDGELWEAVTSEAGISSGQEVVVIGRDKMRLRVKPK; encoded by the coding sequence ATGAATATCCGCCTGGTCTGGACTGTATTTACTACGCTTTTAGAAGGGGCAGGCATTGCCCTGCTGGGTTTGTGGCTGCTGCCGAAGGCGGGTTTTCATTTGCCGCTTTGGGTGGTACTGCTTGCTGAGGGGGTTTTGCTGGTATTAGCGGTGTATTTTTACCATGTGGGTACGGTTACCTTAGACCAAAAACCCCGTACCGGTGCGGAAACTATTATCGGCAGCAGTGCGGTAGTGGTAGAAAACTTAAATCCTCGGGGTATGGTACGGCTGGATGGAGAGCTTTGGGAGGCAGTTACTTCCGAAGCAGGCATATCCAGCGGGCAGGAAGTGGTGGTAATAGGACGGGATAAAATGCGTCTTAGAGTAAAACCCAAATAG
- the gatC gene encoding Asp-tRNA(Asn)/Glu-tRNA(Gln) amidotransferase subunit GatC, producing MKLNREDVLHIARLAKLGLEEDEINRLSKELSALLEHFEVLQQVDTTGVEPTAQSTPVKSVLKEDIIKPSYDREEILSNAPKREGDYVRIRAVME from the coding sequence ATGAAGCTAAACCGCGAAGATGTACTCCATATTGCCCGCCTGGCTAAACTGGGGCTGGAGGAAGATGAAATAAACCGCTTGAGTAAAGAGCTTTCAGCCTTGCTGGAGCATTTTGAGGTACTGCAGCAGGTGGATACCACCGGCGTAGAGCCGACCGCCCAGTCCACCCCGGTTAAAAGCGTACTTAAAGAGGATATTATAAAGCCCTCTTATGACCGTGAGGAGATACTTTCAAATGCCCCCAAACGCGAGGGTGATTACGTGCGGATACGGGCGGTGATGGAATAA
- the gatA gene encoding Asp-tRNA(Asn)/Glu-tRNA(Gln) amidotransferase subunit GatA: MTDLIKLTIAQSHKLLKERKLSSAELTQAHLDRIEKLEPEIKAFMTVCPESALAQAKAADETIKQGHIRPLTGIPMALKDVLCTKGIRTTCSSKMLENFVPPYNAHVVDKLAEEGAVLLGKTNMDEFAMGSSTENSAFFTTRNPWNTAKVPGGSSGGSAACVAASEAVFSLGSDTGGSIRQPASFCSVTGLKPSYGMVSRYGLVAFASSLDQIGPFTKDVLDCALVMNAIAGFDDRDSTSVPQAVPDFSSCLDGDIKGFKLGVPKEYFSQNMRADIAEKINDALSVLSGLGASVDHEVSLPHTPYALAVYYILAPSEASANLSRYDGVKYGYSYNQTENMWEAMEKTRAKGFGPEVKRRIMIGTYALSAGYYDAWYVKAQKVRTLISQEFNNAFEKYDALITPTTPNLPFSVGEKLNDPFEMYMCDTCTIPINIAGLPAISIPAGFVDGLPVGLQIIGKPFADQTIMRIAHAFQCATAWHKETPRL, translated from the coding sequence ATGACAGATTTAATCAAGCTGACCATTGCCCAGTCCCATAAACTGCTGAAAGAACGAAAGCTATCTTCCGCCGAGCTTACCCAAGCCCATCTGGACAGGATAGAAAAACTTGAGCCTGAGATAAAGGCTTTTATGACTGTCTGCCCTGAGAGTGCTTTAGCCCAGGCTAAAGCGGCTGACGAAACTATAAAACAGGGGCATATCCGCCCGCTGACCGGTATCCCCATGGCCCTTAAAGATGTATTATGCACCAAAGGTATCCGCACCACCTGTTCCTCCAAGATGCTGGAAAACTTTGTGCCCCCGTATAATGCCCACGTGGTGGATAAACTGGCCGAAGAAGGGGCGGTGCTGCTGGGTAAAACCAACATGGACGAGTTTGCCATGGGTTCTTCCACCGAAAACTCGGCCTTCTTTACCACCCGAAACCCTTGGAATACCGCCAAAGTTCCCGGCGGCTCTTCCGGAGGTTCGGCTGCCTGCGTGGCTGCTTCGGAAGCGGTCTTTTCACTGGGTTCGGATACCGGCGGGTCTATCCGCCAGCCGGCCAGCTTCTGCAGTGTTACCGGACTGAAACCAAGCTACGGCATGGTAAGCCGCTACGGGCTGGTAGCCTTTGCCAGTTCGCTTGACCAGATAGGCCCTTTTACCAAAGATGTTTTGGACTGTGCTCTGGTAATGAATGCTATTGCCGGCTTTGATGACCGTGACTCCACCTCCGTCCCCCAGGCAGTGCCAGATTTCAGCAGCTGCCTTGACGGGGATATAAAGGGGTTTAAACTGGGTGTACCCAAAGAATATTTCAGCCAGAATATGAGGGCGGATATAGCCGAGAAGATAAATGACGCGCTGAGCGTACTTTCGGGTCTGGGTGCAAGCGTAGACCACGAGGTATCTCTGCCCCATACTCCATACGCACTGGCGGTTTATTACATACTGGCACCCTCCGAGGCTTCGGCCAATTTGTCACGATATGACGGGGTAAAATACGGTTATTCTTACAACCAGACCGAAAACATGTGGGAAGCTATGGAAAAGACCCGCGCCAAAGGATTCGGACCTGAAGTAAAACGCCGTATTATGATAGGCACTTATGCCCTTTCTGCCGGCTATTATGACGCCTGGTATGTCAAAGCCCAGAAGGTACGCACACTTATAAGTCAGGAATTTAACAATGCCTTTGAAAAATATGACGCCCTGATAACCCCTACTACCCCCAACCTGCCTTTCAGTGTCGGTGAAAAGCTGAATGACCCCTTTGAGATGTACATGTGTGATACCTGTACTATCCCCATAAATATTGCCGGATTGCCCGCCATAAGCATACCGGCTGGTTTCGTAGATGGTTTACCGGTGGGTTTACAAATTATAGGCAAGCCCTTTGCTGACCAGACTATCATGCGCATAGCCCATGCCTTCCAGTGCGCCACTGCCTGGCACAAGGAAACGCCCAGGTTATAG
- a CDS encoding DUF2178 domain-containing protein — MSIKAYRYIVISLSVAIGSIVGWAAINEWYLVGLLAVPLLIGMSIFLRSQVRGVLADERQYRIQEKAASFTIRIFGPVVGIAPLIYLMINENAASSPEYWLLVGMAIFFILLYDLANLYYRSKM; from the coding sequence ATGAGTATTAAAGCTTACCGGTATATAGTCATTTCACTATCAGTAGCCATAGGTAGCATTGTAGGATGGGCTGCGATTAACGAATGGTATCTGGTAGGGCTGCTGGCAGTGCCTCTGCTTATAGGCATGAGTATATTTCTGAGAAGCCAAGTACGGGGTGTATTGGCAGACGAACGCCAGTACCGTATTCAGGAAAAGGCGGCCAGCTTTACTATCCGTATTTTCGGCCCGGTAGTCGGCATAGCACCCCTGATTTACCTGATGATAAATGAAAACGCCGCTTCTTCTCCCGAATATTGGCTGCTTGTCGGAATGGCAATATTTTTCATTCTGCTGTATGACTTGGCAAATCTTTACTACCGCAGCAAAATGTAG